From a region of the Coprococcus comes ATCC 27758 genome:
- a CDS encoding PTS beta-glucoside transporter subunit IIBCA has product MDYRKTAKEILNHVGGSKNIVSAAHCATRLRLVIADNSKADKTALENVDGVKGVFEASGQLQIILGTGTVNKVFDEFIAIAGITASTKAEAKEAAAEKQNWFMKAIKLLGDIFVPIIPAIVASGFLMGIMNALDFMNNNGFLHISTTSSIYVFATLFSNIAYTFLQILIAFSAAKAFGANPYLGAVIGMIMIHPSLQNAYTVATEGVQQTQSVFFGLYHIDMVGYQGHVIPVVIAVWILSVLEKKLHKIVPEVLDLFVTPLVSVFVTGYLTLSIVGPIFVWAENAILGAIQWMLTLPLGLGSLIMGSLYAPTVVTGIHQMYTAIDIGQLAKYGVTYWLPLASAANVAQGAAALAVAVKSKDQKIKSLALPSSLSAFMGITEPAIFGVNLRFFKPFIAGCIGGGCGALYASLVHLGAKGTGVTGIFGILLCLNQPLQYVIEMAIAVGVAFAVSFALYKDKKKEPVAEAPVTVATSVEETDSEESAASETKTASGNTKTTSSEEVLNAPVNGKIIPNDQIADDTFAAEVLGKTVAIEPADGIITAPCDGEIVSIFDTGHAVCILTDGGAELLIHVGIDTVKMDGNGFTKKVSDGAKVHAGDVLIEADLNAIKEAGHPATTMMILTNTDLYDSVECAAPGTVTGKSSVMKLTK; this is encoded by the coding sequence ATGGATTACAGAAAAACCGCAAAGGAAATTCTGAATCATGTGGGTGGAAGTAAGAACATCGTATCTGCTGCCCATTGTGCTACCAGACTTCGCCTTGTCATTGCAGACAACTCGAAAGCGGATAAGACAGCACTTGAGAATGTAGACGGGGTAAAGGGTGTATTTGAAGCATCCGGACAGCTCCAGATCATTCTCGGAACAGGAACCGTCAACAAAGTATTTGATGAATTTATTGCAATCGCAGGCATCACAGCCAGCACGAAAGCAGAAGCAAAAGAAGCTGCTGCCGAAAAGCAGAACTGGTTTATGAAAGCCATCAAGCTTCTGGGAGACATTTTCGTACCGATCATCCCGGCGATCGTAGCCAGCGGTTTCCTTATGGGAATCATGAACGCACTGGATTTCATGAACAATAACGGGTTCTTACACATCAGCACAACCAGCTCGATCTATGTATTTGCAACCCTTTTCAGTAACATTGCTTACACATTCCTGCAGATCCTGATTGCATTCTCCGCTGCAAAAGCATTTGGCGCAAATCCTTACCTTGGCGCAGTTATCGGTATGATCATGATCCATCCGTCCCTGCAGAACGCCTACACAGTTGCAACAGAAGGTGTTCAGCAGACACAGAGCGTGTTCTTCGGACTGTATCACATTGACATGGTCGGCTATCAGGGACACGTTATTCCGGTTGTCATCGCTGTATGGATCTTATCCGTACTTGAAAAGAAGCTTCACAAGATCGTACCGGAAGTTTTAGACCTTTTTGTCACACCGCTTGTCAGCGTATTCGTAACCGGATACCTTACACTTTCCATCGTCGGACCAATCTTCGTATGGGCTGAAAATGCAATCCTCGGAGCAATCCAGTGGATGCTGACACTTCCACTCGGACTTGGAAGTCTGATCATGGGTAGTTTATATGCACCGACCGTTGTTACCGGTATCCATCAGATGTACACAGCCATCGATATCGGACAGCTTGCGAAATACGGTGTAACCTACTGGCTGCCACTCGCAAGTGCAGCAAACGTGGCACAGGGTGCAGCAGCACTTGCCGTTGCTGTAAAATCAAAAGACCAGAAGATCAAATCCCTTGCACTTCCATCATCACTCAGTGCATTTATGGGAATTACAGAACCTGCAATCTTTGGTGTAAACTTAAGATTCTTTAAACCATTTATCGCCGGATGCATCGGTGGAGGATGCGGAGCCCTTTATGCTTCCCTTGTTCACCTCGGTGCAAAAGGAACAGGTGTAACCGGTATCTTCGGAATCCTGCTCTGCCTGAACCAGCCACTTCAGTACGTCATTGAGATGGCAATCGCAGTCGGTGTTGCATTTGCAGTATCCTTCGCACTTTACAAAGACAAGAAGAAAGAACCAGTCGCAGAAGCTCCTGTTACTGTTGCAACTTCTGTTGAGGAAACAGACAGCGAAGAATCTGCTGCTTCCGAAACTAAAACAGCTTCAGGCAATACAAAAACCACTTCTTCCGAAGAAGTGTTAAATGCTCCGGTAAATGGAAAGATCATTCCAAATGATCAGATCGCAGACGATACATTTGCAGCAGAAGTCCTTGGAAAAACCGTAGCGATCGAACCTGCTGACGGTATCATCACCGCACCTTGTGATGGCGAAATCGTAAGCATTTTTGATACCGGTCACGCAGTATGCATCCTGACTGACGGCGGCGCAGAGCTTCTGATCCATGTCGGAATCGACACTGTAAAAATGGATGGAAATGGATTTACAAAGAAAGTATCTGACGGTGCAAAAGTACACGCCGGAGACGTGCTGATCGAAGCAGATTTAAATGCAATAAAAGAAGCCGGACATCCGGCAACAACCATGATGATCCTTACCAATACAGATCTGTATGATTCTGTAGAATGTGCCGCACCCGGCACTGTAACCGGTAAATCATCTGTTATGAAACTTACAAAATAA
- a CDS encoding LacI family DNA-binding transcriptional regulator, which yields MTIKEIAQLAGVSSAAVSRYLNGGYVSEEKKEQIRKVIEETGYQPSAQARMLRTKKASLVGVVVPKINSESISRITAGIESVLAERGYQMLLAGTDNTPAKEVEYLRLFENYPVDGIILVGTMFTAGHRKFLKETKVPVVVIGQRTSHANCIYHDDYGAGKAMGQAVAGFSKKGVAYIGVTRDDKAAGAAREDGFIAGLKNAGVTLFEENKRTSAFTLESGYESALDLLESKCDIDVISCATDTIAAGAIEAIQTYLKKQIPTNAADAGARMRYILENTSIRVTGFGDNQMLKAVTGGIPTIHFGYKTSGIRGAELLLDSIERGEQIPIEMKLGFRLVGADPSDSENLT from the coding sequence ATGACCATCAAAGAAATCGCACAGCTCGCCGGTGTCTCCAGCGCAGCTGTATCCAGATATCTGAACGGCGGCTACGTCAGTGAAGAGAAAAAAGAACAGATCCGTAAAGTCATCGAAGAAACCGGATACCAGCCATCCGCACAGGCGCGTATGCTTCGTACCAAAAAGGCAAGCCTGGTGGGCGTGGTCGTCCCGAAGATCAATTCCGAATCCATCAGCCGGATCACTGCCGGAATTGAAAGTGTTCTCGCCGAAAGAGGCTATCAGATGCTTCTTGCCGGAACCGACAACACCCCTGCAAAGGAAGTAGAATACCTCCGGTTATTTGAAAATTATCCGGTGGACGGAATTATTCTTGTCGGTACGATGTTCACCGCCGGTCACCGGAAATTTTTAAAAGAGACAAAGGTTCCTGTTGTCGTGATCGGGCAGCGCACCTCACACGCAAACTGCATTTACCACGACGATTACGGTGCAGGAAAGGCAATGGGACAGGCCGTTGCCGGATTCAGTAAAAAAGGAGTTGCTTACATCGGCGTTACCCGCGATGACAAGGCGGCAGGTGCCGCAAGAGAGGACGGATTTATCGCAGGACTCAAAAATGCAGGTGTCACGCTTTTCGAGGAAAATAAGCGAACCTCAGCCTTCACGCTGGAATCTGGATATGAGTCTGCTCTGGATCTTTTAGAAAGCAAATGTGATATCGATGTCATATCATGTGCAACCGATACCATAGCAGCGGGAGCAATCGAAGCCATTCAGACCTACTTAAAAAAGCAGATTCCGACAAATGCAGCCGATGCAGGTGCAAGAATGCGCTATATCCTTGAAAATACGTCCATCCGAGTAACCGGATTCGGAGATAACCAGATGTTAAAAGCCGTCACCGGAGGAATCCCAACCATCCATTTCGGCTACAAAACCAGTGGAATCCGCGGCGCAGAGCTACTTCTTGACAGTATTGAAAGAGGAGAACAGATCCCGATCGAGATGAAGCTCGGCTTCCGTCTTGTTGGAGCAGACCCTTCAGACTCCGAAAATCTTACCTGA